Sequence from the Strix aluco isolate bStrAlu1 chromosome 16, bStrAlu1.hap1, whole genome shotgun sequence genome:
ccccctttcttccccagcACGCTGCTCCcagggagggtgaggagggagAGCAGTTTCCcagtatgggggggggggggaaaggaggagcGTGGCAGCATCCTGTGGGACAGGGGGGCCCACAGTGGGGACAGGAGTGTCCCCAAACAAGGCTGGGAGGATGGTACGTGGTAATGACCCCGTTTCCAGTGACTCCAGGCACGGGGTGGGGAGCCGTGCACCTCCAAAACCCCCCACGTGAGGAGGGGTCCATCCCTTTTGGCAAGGAAAGGGCTCACAAACCTCCCTCcgtggccaaaaaaaaaaaaaccaaaccaaagaagcACCATTTCTCTTTGGGTCCGAGTGTCCGTGGAGCGGAGCAGGGTGGCCTGGGCGCTGGGACTCCCCGTGGCTCCCTGGGAAGCGGCGGTAGCAGTGAGTGCGGGCAAAGGGCTCAGGCCCCAAAGGCCACGAGGTGTCGGTGGGAGTCCCGGCGGGAAGCGGCGCGGCTTTCCTGGGGCGCCCGGAGAGAGCTGGAGGTGGCGGGGAAAGGGTAGGAGGGGGGTGGAGGAGCGGCCTCGGTCACGTAGTCCTGGTCGAGGTGAGGAGATACGAGTCCATTAAAAACCACTTACTGCCAAACTCCTgcggggagagagaaagagagaggaggggagtggCGAGAGCCACGCTCAGCACCGCCTCAGCCCTCGTTCCTCGACAGGGGGGAACCCCAAAACCCCTGCGGTACCAACTCACCTGTCTCAGTGGTGCCGgtccctctctctgtccctgtcccGATGTCGCTCGTGCTCCCGGTTCCGCTCCTGGAAATAGTCCTCGTGTCGATCCTCGCTGTGGAGCAGGTCCCGGTGTCGCCGGCTGCTTTCACGGGACCGGCTGGGAGAACGCTCCCGAGATCGGTGTCTTTTCCttagacagaaggaaaagaaaaagcttttggtCACCTCTGAGGAGGATCTCGCTGGGGTGGGGACAAAAATAACGAGCAAAGCCTTAAGATGAAGTGCCTTTGGGGCACTGCGAGGCCCGGAGGGGtacctggaggagctgctgctggcacccGTGCTGTAGGACTTGGCTTCGATGCCGTGCAGACAGTCtttgagggaggagaggaggacgcGGCACCGCTCGTCGTTAGCGACGCGGGACTGCTTGATGACGGCGATGGCCGTGAGGAGGGTCTCGATGGCGTCGCTGTAATCGCCTGCGGGGAGCGGAGGGATGTAGATTCGCTGCGGGGTGGAGCTTTGGGGGGACATGGAGTTGGGGGGACACTCGCACACGCACACGGTCGCCGTTACCTGCGCTGGCACCGGACACTGCCTTGGAAATGGCGCTGCTGGAGATCGCCCGGTTCCTGTTCATGATCTCCTCAAACTCCCCTTCGCTCACAGGGGGGGGTGGCGGGCCGAGCTCCCGGCTGTGCAGGAGGCacagaggtgtgtgtggggggtcaGTGTAGctaccccccacctcccctcctcaaTTTGGTACCCTCACCCTCACTCCGCCTCGCCCCGTCTCACCTGCTGTGGTTGTAGGGGGCCATGGCCTTGCCGTAGGTGTCCGGTGGAGGCCCCAGGGCTGCGTTGGGTGGGGGGAAGAAGGCAGGATTGAGGTGTAGGGCAGGGGGAACAGCCCCCGGGGGTGGCACAGCCAAATGGGGGGGCAGTCGGGGCGGTGGGGGCATGAGATGCTGGTAGTGGATGCCGGGCGGAGGCGGGGGGACACCAAAACCGGAGGAAAGGGGTGGCGGGGGTGGCATTGGCGGCGGGGGTAACCCCATgaggggcagggcggcgggggggcggttGAAAAAAGGCAGGACAGAGGGGGGTTTCTCCACGCGGGCGGGTGGCAAGGCGTTTTCCGTCGGCGTGGCACGGCCATCCACCGAGTCCACGGAGTCTCGGGAGTGGGCCCGCGGCGGCACACCTGCAAACGGCACAGGAAAGAGCCATGAGTCGTGGCTGGAGGGCTTGCAAGTCTTGgagacctcctcctcctcctcttcctccccacccgCAGCAACCGGCGCAAGGACTGTCCTCTCCCGCAGCCCCAGAAAAGGGCGGCCTCGGGAGAGCTCAAGTTGCCCAGAGAAAGAGCCAGCTAGCCAAATGTAGCCTCTGCATCCACGTGCCTCCAGGAGGGTAGCAGCTCTCTGGCAAGACCCCGGCTTGCCCGCACAGCGCCCCAGGGACGCTCGTTCTGGGACAGCGGGGGCTTTGCGGAAGCCACTGAGCAAAGCGGGGTCACAGGGACGAAAGGGAAAAGCCACAAGAAATGGCGAGAGATCCCCAGCAGAAAAGTCGCCGGGTCCCCGAGTCCCTGAAGATTATTAAACGACCCAGAGAGCCTGCGATCCGCACACGGGTTGGGAAAGGCCTGAGCATGGAGGACAGCACCCAAGTGCCGACAGcaacagagctgctggaggaaggaaaaCTCGGCGCCCGTTTGCCCTCAAAGAGAGGGACAGGAAGCCTTGCTGCATCCAAAGAGGCCTCGAGGATGAGACTGGAGTGGTACGACGGCGAACGCTGCCTCTGCCCGGGCCTTGCCACTCTGACAGCCGTCAAGCGGAGCCCGAACGAGGCCCCACGCCGCCGGCAAGGCCCTGAAATTCAGCCTCCCCGTGCCCGGCGAGGCGAGGGGTGAGAGAAAGGAACACGCCCTGCTCCACCGAAACGCGAGGGCAGGTCGGGATGTGGTGTAACAGCGCCCGGCGCTGCCAAGCAGCGGATCACCGCGGGCGCTGgagctgaagggagggtgcagaaGGTCACGGCTACCCCGCTGCAACTCGGCTTAGAAAGAAGGGCTTTCCTTGCGTGAAACGGGCCACGGGGGATCTACAATGACCACAGCTGGTCAAGACCTCCTCATCAACGCGCCTGTCAAAAACGGTCCCTGCGGCTCCGCGGAGCCCcccggcgcggggctggggcgTCACATCGCTGCGGAGTGAGGCGAGGACCACCTATTGCCATTGTAGAAAGCCCACGGCCAGGCCCCAGCTGGAATACTGCGTCCAGTGTTGGGCACCTTACCTCCGCAGGGATGGACAAATTCTGGAGGAGATCCAGAGAAGAGCTACTAATAGATATGGAGGGTCTTAGCTATGTTGATAGGCTGAAGAGCTTAAGCCCATTcagtttggagaggaggaggaggaggctacGAGGGATCTTCGCAGTGTGTGAGCACCTAAAAGGGGATCATAAAGACTCGGGTCAGGATCTAATCAGACTCAGCAGGCACAGGAAACAACCCCCAGAGACTCCTGGCAGTGTCCCTCCCAACCCCGAGGCTCTCGGTGGCTTCGGCCTGACAGCTCTGCTGGGGATCTGCGGGGCCCGCGGGAGCACGGAGGTCCCCCCACCCACAGCGTGCTTTCGCCTCACTCACGTTTGCGAGCCTGCGCCTCGAACTGGGACAGGTTCTGTCGCGTTGCCAGCCTCACCTCCACCTTATCCCCATTGAGGATTTTACCGGGCAGAAGCTCCAAGAGTTTGTGGACCGAATTCTCAGAGGCGACCACCACCTCTGCGTACCTGCGGGAAAGACCGGCGGTCAGCCAGCAAGAGTGGTTCACCCCCTGATAGGGGGGTAGGGACCCCCACCACAAACCCCGCCCCGGGCTCCGTGCTTGCTGGCAGCCCCATCACACCCCACTGAACCCAGCCTGGTGTTCCAtgtcccctcctccctttcccataCTGGTTGGGAGTCTCTGCTTTACCATCCCAGCTCCAGGCAGACTGGGCATCACCCAGGGAAAACGACCAGCTGCCCCCCAACACGGAGGATGTGGCCTCGAGGTTCCCCCATTCCCCCACATCCCTGCCTCAGCTCTCACCCTTTTGACTGGCCATTGGCTCGGTTCTCTGCGAATTTCAGCTCCACTACATCATAGACACCAACTGAGCGGATGGTTTGGATCAGCTGCTGGTCAGTCGTCCACTGAGAGGGGGGAGAGGCTGGTGTCAGCTCCCACAGCCCTTCGCAGGACCCCGGTGCCCCCAGCTCACCCagcaggctggggcagggcacTTGGAGTACAGACACCCCCTTAGAGCCCCTACGGGGAGTTTAAAATCAACCTCGAGGCTGAAACAGGCCCTGGGCATGGCTATGAGAGATCTCTCTGCTCTCTGGACAAGACAGAACTGTCCCTGTATCCAGACTTACCCACGCAGCCCCCAAGACAGCCAGGCAGCAAGTGAGACGCTACAGCCGCTGGTCACCCACCCCAGACCAGACCCAAAGCCCCTCAAGGGGCCCCTGAGGATCACAATATCAAGGCCAGCTCATGACCCAGCTTGGGACACTGGGTCAGCATGGATTGAGGAGGAACAGCCCCCCCAGAGAGCCCTTCAGCCCCCGAAAAGagccctgcagcccctcaggGGTTTCTCTGGAGGACCCTCATCTGCGTACATACCACAGGAGACCCCAAACTACCCACGCATGCTAGGAGACCCCCCTCCACACCAAGCCCAGCCAGGCAGCCATCCCACTCACCCAGGAGAAGCTGCCCACGTAGACGGCAGCTCTCTTGTTGCGCAGCCCACTGTACGTGTACAGGATGGCGGGAGATTTGCTGTTGGGCTTGGGGGACGGCTCCTGACGGATCTCCGGCGGTGCCTCCGAGCTGCTGGTGCGGCTTTCGGGGGGCTGCGAGCTGGCTGCTAGCACGTCGTCGTACAGGTCCATCTGATCAGCATTACTGAACTCAGAGTCCTGCGAGGGGAGACACTGTGAGCACCTTCGCAGAGGGGAGACCCCCAGGGGTGAAACCGCAGcttggaaagggacctgggggctGTTAAGAGCCTGAACGGGGCTCTGGAGGACTGCCCCGTTCTGCTGGAGTCCTCCCAACACCCCCCCAGCAGAAACAAACCACCCCAGGAAATGTTTAAAAGTCCTCTCGCCGCTGTGCCGCAGGTGCCCTGGGGGCTGTGGATGAACAGCTGGAGGTGAGGAAGCCTCCTTGGCCGTTGGCAAACCAGTTGTCCCAATTCACCGAGCGAACGATCTCTTTTGAGGCAGCATGAGCCGATTCCAAAGGTTTAGCACCCAAACCGCTCGTCTGGGGTCTGCTCGCAGTTAGGAGGTGGTGAATCACTGCCGTGAACGAAGCCACAGCAAACAGAGCTGGTGGCTGTGATCGCTCACgaggcagctcctctcccctctttcagcatttcattttcgCAACAACTGCCCCCGTGCTTCCCCTCCCTGGCCCAGCAGCCCCCTCTCAGCACCGACCACCCAAACCACGCCATGCCCTAGGCTTCTGCAAGCCACCACGGCATCCATTATTCCTCCTGGGCAATGTGGAAATCTCTCTCGCATGGCTCCAGTCCAGCTGCTCAGCTCTCCAACCGGCCCAGCATTAACACAA
This genomic interval carries:
- the CPSF7 gene encoding cleavage and polyadenylation specificity factor subunit 7 isoform X2; translated protein: MDLYDDVLAASSQPPESRTSSSEAPPEIRQEPSPKPNSKSPAILYTYSGLRNKRAAVYVGSFSWWTTDQQLIQTIRSVGVYDVVELKFAENRANGQSKGYAEVVVASENSVHKLLELLPGKILNGDKVEVRLATRQNLSQFEAQARKRVPPRAHSRDSVDSVDGRATPTENALPPARVEKPPSVLPFFNRPPAALPLMGLPPPPMPPPPPLSSGFGVPPPPPGIHYQHLMPPPPRLPPHLAVPPPGAVPPALHLNPAFFPPPNAALGPPPDTYGKAMAPYNHSSRELGPPPPPVSEGEFEEIMNRNRAISSSAISKAVSGASAGDYSDAIETLLTAIAVIKQSRVANDERCRVLLSSLKDCLHGIEAKSYSTGASSSSSRKRHRSRERSPSRSRESSRRHRDLLHSEDRHEDYFQERNREHERHRDRDRERDRHH
- the CPSF7 gene encoding cleavage and polyadenylation specificity factor subunit 7 isoform X1 produces the protein MSEGVDLIDIYADEEFNQDSEFSNADQMDLYDDVLAASSQPPESRTSSSEAPPEIRQEPSPKPNSKSPAILYTYSGLRNKRAAVYVGSFSWWTTDQQLIQTIRSVGVYDVVELKFAENRANGQSKGYAEVVVASENSVHKLLELLPGKILNGDKVEVRLATRQNLSQFEAQARKRVPPRAHSRDSVDSVDGRATPTENALPPARVEKPPSVLPFFNRPPAALPLMGLPPPPMPPPPPLSSGFGVPPPPPGIHYQHLMPPPPRLPPHLAVPPPGAVPPALHLNPAFFPPPNAALGPPPDTYGKAMAPYNHSSRELGPPPPPVSEGEFEEIMNRNRAISSSAISKAVSGASAGDYSDAIETLLTAIAVIKQSRVANDERCRVLLSSLKDCLHGIEAKSYSTGASSSSSRKRHRSRERSPSRSRESSRRHRDLLHSEDRHEDYFQERNREHERHRDRDRERDRHH